From a region of the Deinococcus metallilatus genome:
- a CDS encoding anhydro-N-acetylmuramic acid kinase, translating into MTPRVLGLMSGTSADGIDAALLELTGWPALGSGGRIPALPEGVPRGRVVEHVFTPFSPGLREAVLAAMRNEANTADLTQLHWWLGEALAEAARPLAPHADLIAAHGQTVQHHPRPDAARGWARPATLQLGEAALIAERTGKPVVADFRPADITAGGLGAPLVPFADWALFGQAGVRRAIHNLGGISNLTFLPGADRAGVLAFDTGPGNCLLDEIAALAGQTCDEGGRLAAAGRVHAETLAAWLAHPELQIPPPKATGREVWTLSHLPRPADLSVPDLAATATALTAHTVADAYARWVVPHGLDEVVVAGGGARNPALLAALRAALSPLPVLTFEEVGWMAQGFSGATREAAAFAFLGYARAQGWANTLPHTTGAGHAVSAGKLLLSPPLPENRP; encoded by the coding sequence ATGACCCCCCGCGTCCTGGGCCTGATGAGCGGCACGAGCGCGGATGGGATCGACGCGGCGCTGCTGGAGTTGACCGGCTGGCCTGCGCTGGGCAGCGGGGGAAGGATTCCGGCCCTGCCTGAAGGCGTGCCGCGCGGGCGGGTCGTGGAACACGTCTTCACGCCCTTCTCGCCGGGATTGCGGGAAGCGGTGCTGGCCGCTATGCGAAACGAGGCGAACACCGCCGACCTGACCCAGCTCCACTGGTGGCTGGGGGAGGCGCTGGCGGAGGCGGCCCGTCCCCTCGCCCCCCACGCGGACCTGATCGCGGCCCACGGGCAGACGGTGCAGCATCATCCCCGGCCTGACGCGGCGCGGGGCTGGGCCCGGCCCGCCACACTGCAACTCGGAGAGGCGGCGCTGATCGCGGAGCGCACCGGGAAACCGGTGGTGGCGGACTTTCGCCCGGCGGACATCACGGCGGGCGGCCTGGGCGCACCGCTGGTGCCCTTCGCAGACTGGGCGCTGTTCGGGCAGGCGGGCGTGCGGCGGGCCATTCACAACCTCGGCGGCATCAGCAACCTGACCTTCCTGCCGGGCGCGGACCGGGCCGGGGTGCTGGCCTTCGACACCGGCCCCGGCAACTGCCTTCTGGACGAGATCGCCGCCCTCGCCGGGCAGACGTGCGACGAGGGCGGGCGGCTGGCGGCGGCAGGCCGCGTCCACGCGGAAACACTGGCGGCCTGGCTCGCGCATCCCGAATTGCAGATTCCTCCCCCTAAAGCCACCGGGCGGGAGGTCTGGACGCTCTCGCATCTCCCCCGCCCCGCCGACCTGAGCGTGCCGGACCTGGCGGCGACCGCCACCGCCTTGACCGCCCACACGGTCGCAGACGCCTATGCGCGCTGGGTCGTGCCGCACGGGCTGGATGAGGTGGTGGTGGCGGGCGGCGGGGCACGCAATCCGGCGCTGCTCGCGGCCCTGCGCGCGGCCCTCTCCCCCCTCCCGGTCCTGACCTTCGAGGAGGTGGGCTGGATGGCGCAGGGCTTCAGTGGCGCCACGCGCGAGGCGGCGGCCTTCGCCTTCCTGGGCTACGCCCGCGCGCAGGGCTGGGCGAATACCCTGCCACATACCA
- a CDS encoding GntR family transcriptional regulator: MPASSPPWVVPLDPASATPVYVQVAHGLAACIENGTLEGGTALPAERDLAGTLGVSRVTVRQALALLAQQGLLTRRHGSGTFVNPPAPALAARPLGLLTGFSEDVRSRGQTPGAQVLSFECGRPTPQEAMTLALSPSDSVFRLRRLRTADGEPLAVEESTLPATLTGPLGAADVTDASLYALLAARGLSPVRAVRHLRAVNAEPPLAGWLNVPPGAALLATERVSWTADGKPVEHARAHYRGDRYDFVMELHGEGRA, encoded by the coding sequence ATGCCCGCCTCCTCCCCGCCCTGGGTGGTCCCGCTGGACCCCGCGAGCGCCACGCCGGTCTACGTCCAGGTGGCGCACGGCCTCGCCGCCTGCATCGAGAACGGCACGCTGGAAGGGGGCACGGCCCTGCCCGCCGAACGGGACCTGGCCGGGACGCTGGGCGTGTCGCGCGTGACCGTGCGGCAGGCGCTCGCGCTGCTGGCCCAGCAGGGCTTGCTGACGCGGCGGCACGGGAGCGGCACCTTCGTGAATCCGCCCGCGCCCGCCCTGGCCGCCCGGCCCCTGGGCCTGCTGACCGGCTTTTCGGAAGATGTCCGTTCGCGTGGGCAGACGCCGGGGGCACAGGTCCTCTCCTTCGAGTGTGGCCGCCCCACCCCGCAGGAGGCGATGACGCTGGCCCTCTCACCCAGCGACAGCGTGTTCCGCCTGCGCCGCTTGCGAACGGCGGACGGCGAACCGCTGGCGGTCGAGGAAAGCACCCTGCCCGCCACGCTGACCGGCCCGCTGGGCGCCGCCGACGTGACCGACGCCAGCCTGTACGCCCTGCTCGCCGCGCGGGGGCTGAGTCCGGTGCGGGCCGTGCGCCACCTGCGCGCCGTGAACGCCGAGCCACCGCTTGCCGGGTGGCTGAACGTGCCCCCCGGGGCCGCCCTGCTCGCCACCGAGCGCGTCTCGTGGACGGCGGACGGGAAGCCGGTCGAACACGCCCGCGCCCACTACCGGGGCGACCGCTACGACTTCGTGATGGAACTGCACGGCGAGGGCCGGGCATGA
- a CDS encoding ABC transporter substrate-binding protein, producing MLKRTRLSPRLLSLVTLALVGGAVAAPKKVTGYGSLGVVDGKPGGTYTLILGDSPQSLNYYGVIDNNLGLIAQQLFDGLVEFNYATYKIEPALAESWTISPDGKTYTFKLRQGVKWSDGQPLTADDVVFTYDQIIMNPEARAGDAASFKLDGKQVDVKKVDANTVQFVLPRPSPAFLLQMRSFIMPKHKLLKFSQEGGAKPADINNAWPSNVNEAEVVGTGPFKLSNYTAGQKVTLVKNPNYWKVDGNGTKLPYLNQLDFLIIRDPQAQVAQFLAGNVDQLNITGAQFPDLKQREVSGAPFKVMRSTALFGSPPFVAYNFDAKDPALAKVFSDARFRRAMQQALNRPRIIDTVYNGLASLPGHGVAPANKEWYANTTGQLGTFDLKAAAAALDALGLKDTNGDGVREISKGKNLEFDLTYATDSSVYPAIATILQNDFSKIGVKVNLKGILAKNLLSTGQSGNWEMILHAFGDQPDPELRKPIWQPGGALYYWHRSLQPAQDGGTPNMARMFPWEKEIYNIFNDAATTTDHAKRKALYTRWQLLFAQNLPVTPIAKPENIGAISNKYGNYIYNLGVIPGYNPVPLIYQK from the coding sequence ATGCTCAAGCGCACCCGCCTCAGTCCCCGTCTGCTCAGCCTCGTCACGCTCGCTCTGGTCGGCGGTGCCGTCGCCGCGCCCAAAAAGGTCACGGGGTACGGGAGCCTCGGCGTGGTGGACGGCAAGCCCGGCGGGACCTACACGCTGATCCTGGGGGACAGCCCGCAGAGCCTGAACTACTACGGCGTGATCGACAACAACCTCGGCCTGATCGCCCAGCAGCTCTTCGACGGTCTGGTCGAGTTCAACTACGCGACCTACAAGATCGAACCCGCGCTGGCCGAATCGTGGACCATCAGCCCCGACGGCAAGACGTACACCTTCAAGCTGCGCCAGGGCGTGAAGTGGAGCGACGGTCAGCCCCTCACCGCCGACGACGTGGTCTTCACCTACGACCAGATCATCATGAACCCGGAGGCGCGCGCCGGGGACGCCGCCAGCTTCAAGCTCGACGGCAAGCAGGTGGACGTGAAGAAGGTGGACGCGAACACCGTGCAGTTCGTGCTGCCGCGCCCCAGCCCGGCCTTCCTCCTCCAGATGCGCTCCTTCATCATGCCCAAACACAAGCTGCTGAAGTTCTCGCAGGAGGGCGGCGCCAAGCCCGCCGACATCAACAATGCCTGGCCCAGCAACGTGAACGAGGCCGAGGTGGTCGGCACCGGCCCCTTCAAGCTCAGCAACTACACCGCCGGGCAGAAGGTCACGCTGGTCAAGAACCCGAATTACTGGAAGGTGGACGGCAATGGCACCAAGCTGCCCTACCTGAACCAGCTCGACTTCCTGATCATCCGTGACCCGCAGGCCCAGGTGGCACAGTTCCTGGCCGGGAACGTGGACCAGCTCAACATCACCGGCGCGCAGTTCCCCGACCTCAAGCAGCGCGAGGTGTCGGGAGCGCCTTTCAAGGTGATGCGCTCCACCGCCCTCTTCGGCAGCCCGCCCTTCGTCGCCTACAACTTCGACGCGAAGGACCCGGCGCTCGCCAAGGTCTTCAGTGACGCCCGTTTCCGCCGCGCGATGCAGCAGGCACTCAACCGCCCGCGCATCATCGACACGGTGTACAACGGCCTCGCCAGCCTGCCCGGCCACGGCGTCGCGCCCGCCAACAAGGAGTGGTACGCCAACACGACGGGGCAGCTCGGCACCTTCGACCTGAAGGCCGCCGCCGCCGCTCTCGACGCCCTGGGCCTCAAGGACACCAACGGCGACGGCGTCCGCGAGATCAGCAAGGGCAAGAACCTGGAGTTCGACCTGACCTACGCCACCGACTCCAGCGTGTATCCGGCCATCGCCACGATCCTCCAGAACGACTTTTCCAAGATCGGCGTGAAGGTGAACCTCAAGGGCATCCTCGCCAAGAACCTGCTCTCGACGGGGCAGAGCGGCAACTGGGAGATGATCCTGCACGCCTTCGGTGACCAGCCCGACCCCGAACTCCGCAAGCCCATCTGGCAGCCCGGCGGCGCGCTGTACTACTGGCACCGCAGCCTCCAGCCCGCCCAGGACGGCGGCACGCCCAACATGGCGCGGATGTTCCCCTGGGAAAAGGAGATCTACAACATCTTCAACGACGCGGCCACCACCACCGACCACGCCAAACGCAAGGCCCTCTACACCCGCTGGCAACTCCTGTTCGCCCAGAACCTGCCCGTCACGCCCATCGCCAAGCCCGAGAACATCGGCGCGATCAGCAACAAGTACGGGAACTACATCTACAACCTGGGCGTGATTCCGGGCTACAACCCGGTGCCGCTGATCTATCAGAAATAG
- a CDS encoding ABC transporter permease, producing MLTYTLRRILGMIPTLLIISAVCFAVIKLQPGSFTDQYLEDPRFTRETAAAISRQLGLDQPALVQYGRWLWGVVTRLDFGYSFLQNRPVVSVIGDLLGWTVFLSFVTLLFSWVVAVPLGLYTAFNRHGFAASVANFLGYVGLAIPDFLAALLLVALVLNFGGTNVGGLFSPAFIDAPWSWAKVADLLNHLWIPVLALGLEGVAGLMRQMRASTLDVLTQDYIRTARAKGLPQNRVIWRHAVRNAINPLISLAGLSLPALISGTIIVSIVLSLPTIGPLLYDSLINKDQYTALTLLMLSAFLLLVGNLLADLALAWADPRVRYT from the coding sequence ATGCTGACCTATACCCTGCGCCGAATCCTCGGCATGATTCCCACGCTGCTGATCATCAGCGCCGTGTGCTTCGCGGTGATCAAGCTCCAGCCGGGCAGCTTCACCGACCAGTACCTCGAAGACCCGCGCTTTACCCGGGAGACGGCGGCGGCGATCAGCCGTCAACTGGGCCTGGATCAGCCCGCCCTGGTGCAGTACGGGCGCTGGCTGTGGGGCGTGGTGACGCGGCTCGATTTCGGTTACTCCTTCCTGCAAAACCGCCCGGTCGTCAGCGTGATCGGTGACCTGCTGGGCTGGACGGTCTTTCTCAGCTTCGTGACGCTGCTGTTTTCCTGGGTGGTGGCGGTGCCGCTGGGCCTCTACACGGCCTTCAACCGGCACGGCTTCGCGGCCAGCGTCGCCAATTTTCTCGGGTACGTCGGCCTGGCGATTCCTGACTTCCTTGCGGCGCTGCTGCTCGTGGCGCTCGTGCTGAACTTCGGGGGGACGAATGTCGGCGGCCTGTTCAGCCCGGCCTTCATCGATGCGCCCTGGTCGTGGGCCAAGGTGGCGGACCTCCTCAATCACCTGTGGATTCCTGTCCTGGCCCTCGGGCTGGAAGGGGTCGCGGGCCTGATGCGGCAGATGCGGGCCTCGACCCTGGACGTGCTGACGCAGGATTACATCCGGACCGCGCGGGCCAAGGGGCTGCCGCAGAATCGCGTGATCTGGCGGCACGCCGTCCGCAACGCGATCAATCCTCTCATCAGCCTGGCGGGCCTCAGCCTGCCCGCCCTGATCAGCGGCACCATCATCGTGAGCATCGTGCTGAGCCTGCCCACCATCGGCCCGCTGCTGTACGACAGCCTGATCAACAAAGACCAGTACACGGCGCTGACCCTGCTGATGCTGAGTGCCTTTCTGCTGCTGGTCGGCAACCTGCTGGCAGACCTGGCGCTGGCGTGGGCGGACCCGCGCGTGAGGTACACGTGA
- a CDS encoding ABC transporter permease, which produces MTALPAPASAPSPWALAWRRYRKSRLGVIGGWLLILLYASALFSPFLAPYNITAQHEGFSYQPPQRLHIVHDGHLRTPFVYGFKQERDPVTFARKNVEDRSNPIPVHLFVRGEPYRFLGIPSNLHLFGVPEGHYFFPLGTDQLGRDLLSRTLVGGQVSLTVGVIGVLISFTIGILLGGVSGYFGGWVDNLIQRVVEVLLSFPRLPILLALSTLIPARWPSTWVYLGIVAVLALIGWAGLARVVRGQVLAARGLEYVTAAQAIGARDLRVIVRHITPNLSSFLVVTATLALPGYILGESALSFLGLGIKEPMTSWGLLLKDAQNFQTLRLYPWLLIPGLFIFLAVLAFNFFGDALRDAADTQSR; this is translated from the coding sequence GTGACCGCCCTTCCCGCGCCCGCCTCCGCCCCTTCCCCCTGGGCGCTCGCGTGGCGGCGTTACCGCAAGTCGCGGCTGGGGGTGATCGGCGGGTGGCTGCTGATCTTGCTGTATGCCTCCGCCCTGTTCTCGCCCTTCCTGGCGCCCTACAACATCACGGCGCAGCACGAGGGGTTCAGCTACCAGCCGCCGCAGCGTCTGCATATCGTTCATGACGGCCACTTGCGCACCCCCTTCGTGTACGGGTTCAAGCAGGAACGCGACCCGGTGACCTTTGCGCGCAAGAACGTGGAGGACCGCTCGAATCCGATTCCCGTCCACCTGTTCGTGCGCGGCGAGCCGTACCGGTTCCTGGGCATTCCGTCGAACCTTCACCTGTTCGGCGTGCCGGAAGGACACTACTTCTTCCCGCTGGGGACCGATCAACTGGGCCGCGACCTGCTCTCGCGCACGCTGGTGGGTGGGCAGGTCAGCCTGACCGTCGGCGTGATCGGCGTGCTGATCTCGTTTACCATCGGCATCCTGCTGGGGGGGGTGAGCGGGTATTTCGGCGGGTGGGTGGACAACCTGATTCAGCGGGTGGTGGAGGTGCTGCTGAGCTTCCCGCGGCTGCCGATCCTGCTGGCCCTCTCCACGTTGATCCCGGCACGCTGGCCTTCCACCTGGGTGTACCTGGGGATCGTGGCGGTGCTGGCGCTGATCGGCTGGGCAGGGCTGGCGCGGGTGGTGCGCGGGCAGGTGCTGGCGGCGCGGGGGCTGGAGTACGTGACGGCGGCGCAGGCCATTGGCGCACGCGACCTGCGGGTGATCGTGCGGCACATCACGCCGAACCTGAGTTCCTTCCTGGTGGTGACGGCCACGCTGGCGCTGCCCGGCTACATCCTGGGCGAGAGCGCGCTGAGCTTCCTGGGGCTGGGCATCAAGGAACCGATGACTTCCTGGGGCCTGCTGCTCAAGGACGCGCAGAACTTCCAAACGCTGCGGCTGTATCCCTGGCTGCTGATCCCCGGCCTGTTCATCTTCCTGGCGGTGCTGGCCTTCAACTTCTTCGGGGACGCGCTGCGCGACGCGGCGGATACGCAGAGCCGTTAG
- a CDS encoding family 10 glycosylhydrolase produces the protein MKTALLSTLLAVSLAGAQPAPIPAGAPLELRGLWVDAFGPGLKTPAEIDKLVSDARAMNVNVLFAQVGRRGDCYCNKAAMPRTDDPAVPEGFDPLAYLIEKAHPLGIQVHAWIITTAIWNSPTPPKSPAHAFNLHGPDKTGRDNWLMKKFDGTVKGGSDWVLDPGHPDAAEYIWNMYVSVVKNYDVDGIQFDRVRYPDYNPVGGPNGWGYNETALERYRAETGQTGTPAPEDPTWTAWRRTQITNLVRDTALAVKAVRPDVSVNAATITYGAGPTTDAGFETTRPYAEVLQDWRTWVREGYLDVNVMMNYKRDFVPEQAAWFNTWAAYAAGLKVRSPGVTQVSGAAIYLNDPRSTLSQIRKTRTSGLGWAGYSYRTPTADVNAGKRTTAEALPELILSLAGPGGPFAAPARWARPDPRTLRALRGTLTAATGPLGGREVRLLDELGSVLARTTTNAAGGYGFLRVPERAVRVEAGGVSSDLLTVPAGRVTDLAPLALP, from the coding sequence ATGAAGACTGCCCTGCTCTCCACGTTGCTCGCCGTGTCCCTCGCCGGGGCGCAGCCCGCTCCCATCCCCGCTGGCGCCCCGCTGGAACTGCGCGGTCTGTGGGTGGACGCCTTCGGCCCCGGCCTCAAGACGCCCGCTGAGATCGACAAGCTGGTGTCCGACGCCCGCGCGATGAACGTGAACGTGCTGTTCGCCCAGGTGGGGCGGCGCGGCGACTGCTACTGCAACAAGGCCGCCATGCCCCGCACCGACGACCCCGCCGTGCCCGAGGGCTTCGATCCCCTCGCGTACCTGATCGAAAAGGCGCACCCGCTGGGTATCCAGGTCCACGCCTGGATCATCACGACCGCCATCTGGAACTCGCCCACACCGCCGAAAAGTCCCGCGCACGCCTTCAATCTGCACGGCCCGGACAAGACCGGGCGCGACAACTGGCTGATGAAGAAGTTCGACGGCACCGTGAAGGGTGGCAGCGACTGGGTGCTCGACCCCGGCCACCCCGATGCTGCGGAGTACATCTGGAACATGTACGTCAGCGTGGTGAAAAACTACGATGTGGACGGCATCCAGTTCGACCGCGTGCGCTATCCCGACTACAACCCGGTCGGCGGCCCCAACGGCTGGGGCTACAACGAGACGGCGCTGGAACGTTACCGCGCGGAGACGGGCCAGACCGGGACACCCGCGCCCGAAGACCCCACCTGGACCGCGTGGCGGCGCACCCAGATCACCAATCTGGTGCGCGACACCGCCCTCGCCGTGAAGGCCGTGCGGCCCGACGTGAGCGTGAACGCCGCGACCATCACCTACGGGGCCGGGCCGACCACCGACGCGGGCTTCGAGACGACCCGCCCCTACGCGGAGGTCCTTCAGGACTGGCGCACCTGGGTGCGGGAGGGCTACCTCGACGTGAACGTGATGATGAACTACAAGCGCGACTTCGTGCCCGAGCAGGCCGCCTGGTTCAACACCTGGGCGGCCTACGCGGCGGGCCTGAAGGTGCGCTCGCCGGGCGTCACGCAGGTCAGCGGGGCGGCCATCTACCTGAACGACCCGCGCAGCACCCTGAGCCAGATTCGCAAGACGCGCACCAGCGGCCTGGGCTGGGCCGGATACTCCTACCGCACGCCCACGGCGGACGTGAACGCCGGAAAACGCACGACCGCCGAGGCCCTGCCCGAACTCATCCTGAGCCTCGCCGGACCGGGGGGCCCCTTCGCCGCCCCCGCCCGCTGGGCGCGGCCCGATCCCCGGACGCTCCGGGCACTGCGCGGCACGCTGACCGCTGCTACCGGACCCCTGGGTGGGCGCGAGGTGCGCCTCCTCGATGAGCTGGGCAGCGTCCTGGCCCGCACCACCACCAACGCGGCGGGCGGCTACGGCTTCCTGCGGGTGCCCGAGCGGGCCGTGCGGGTGGAGGCGGGTGGGGTGAGCAGCGACCTCTTGACGGTCCCGGCGGGTCGCGTGACCGACCTCGCCCCGCTGGCGCTGCCTTGA
- a CDS encoding N-acetylglucosamine kinase, producing the protein MTGLALGLDAGGSGTKWTLLGGGQPLTRGVTPPLTAALLGTGAGAAALAALAGALPARPDVVHAGLPGLSAGTPAAESAREVFARALGLPTARVSVEGDLDLAYRAHLAPGVGILLYAGTGSIAYHVARDGSVIRAGGRGYRLGDEGGGFSLGRAALRWVTDALDAGAVPPSPLADEVAGVTGGLDWDTLRAFAYGTPGAAALASLAPAVGRAADRGDGVADALLDEAARSLTDLAGRVRARVGPLPITATGGALRVSPRFPAALARHLPGVTVTWRDHAEVAARFAATR; encoded by the coding sequence TTGACCGGCCTCGCCCTGGGGCTGGATGCCGGGGGCAGCGGCACGAAATGGACCCTGCTCGGAGGCGGCCAGCCGCTCACGCGGGGCGTGACTCCGCCCCTGACGGCGGCGCTGCTGGGCACGGGGGCGGGTGCGGCGGCCCTCGCGGCGCTCGCCGGGGCGCTCCCGGCCCGCCCGGACGTGGTCCACGCCGGATTGCCGGGCCTCAGCGCCGGGACGCCTGCGGCGGAGAGCGCCCGTGAGGTGTTCGCCCGGGCACTGGGCCTCCCCACCGCGCGGGTGAGCGTGGAAGGGGACCTCGACCTGGCCTACCGCGCGCACCTCGCTCCGGGTGTGGGCATCCTGCTGTATGCCGGGACGGGCAGTATCGCGTACCACGTCGCGCGGGACGGCTCGGTCATTCGGGCAGGCGGGCGCGGCTACCGCCTGGGGGACGAGGGCGGCGGCTTCAGCCTGGGGCGCGCGGCGCTGCGCTGGGTGACGGACGCGCTGGACGCCGGAGCAGTGCCCCCCTCACCCCTGGCGGACGAGGTCGCCGGGGTCACGGGCGGGCTGGACTGGGACACGCTGCGCGCCTTCGCCTACGGCACGCCGGGGGCCGCCGCCCTCGCCTCGCTTGCCCCTGCCGTGGGCCGCGCCGCCGACCGGGGAGATGGGGTGGCCGACGCCCTGCTCGACGAGGCGGCCCGGTCACTCACGGACCTCGCGGGCCGGGTGCGGGCGCGGGTCGGGCCACTGCCGATCACGGCGACGGGCGGTGCGCTCCGGGTCAGCCCCCGGTTTCCCGCCGCGCTGGCCCGGCACCTGCCCGGCGTCACCGTGACCTGGCGGGATCACGCGGAAGTGGCCGCCCGGTTCGCCGCCACGCGGTAG
- a CDS encoding GAF domain-containing protein, which yields MSEQPATTAGVRPSLGERLQEVTEALAAAQTPEAVFGAALTPALEATGALAGAVLLVGPGGGLERAAVQGQTGEAGWAGGPLEEGTPAGDALRRGEALFFEQPGDLGGAAPGLGTAAAQATALLPMVLDQQPLGVLVLEWPAPHPFTPEERRFLGTLSGQCALALGRARLLKQLRRAERRQTDILESIDDAFYALDHQGRFTYVNRRAEQLWGRRREDLLGRVCWEAFPQVTGGEAYRAHLTAATERRVVRLEVPSAILGTWLDLCICPSEAGLSVYFKDITGRKQVEAQVQDLNRTLEQCVRERTRESEDARRTAEVLAALGDALQRATSPEEVAALALAPLGEALGAHSAMVVGLEQDFIRVPTVWGEVRPSMAAVQARGKPLEDTVLLARVARTGEAGYYADYNAARGGLAGLPPLAFAAEPIRTPDGQLAGFLAVWRDPREVPWPEGDRDLLRRAAGTLGLALERAASAARLEAHTRQIEEAARAQQAFIAFSEAAGTETDVLALVRQAIEVLRVRFPEGSIGYYERGGDRWKVRVYSDDVREQASARLLVGLSARTPLIAEALSAQQAVFKDAWDPAREALRGTEPYGTAASYPLLVGGEVLGLLLVGLKDTRQWQESDQALIRAVGRGLNLALERAEVPRQLLAQHQSLEATNEELEAFAYSVSHDLRTPVRHVMSFGQLLRKSLGTRLDEKSARYLTVVDQAAVRMDSLIDAMLNLSRTSRLPLRLGPVDLGMLVDTVRAELEADVLERAVSWDIHPLPLVTADHDTLRQVISNLLDNALKYTRTRDPARIEVWAEERPHEWCISVRDNGVGFDPRYQNKLFGVFQRLHRAEDFEGTGVGLANVRRIIARHGGRVSAESQPGQGATFTFTLPRS from the coding sequence ATGTCCGAACAGCCTGCCACGACTGCGGGCGTGCGCCCTTCCCTGGGTGAGCGCCTTCAGGAGGTGACCGAGGCCCTCGCCGCCGCCCAGACGCCGGAAGCGGTCTTCGGCGCGGCGCTGACACCCGCCCTGGAGGCGACCGGGGCGCTGGCCGGGGCGGTGCTGCTGGTCGGCCCCGGGGGCGGCCTGGAGCGGGCGGCGGTCCAGGGCCAGACCGGGGAGGCCGGGTGGGCAGGCGGCCCGCTGGAGGAGGGCACGCCCGCCGGGGACGCCCTGCGGCGGGGAGAAGCCCTCTTCTTCGAGCAGCCGGGCGACCTGGGAGGCGCAGCCCCGGGCCTCGGGACCGCTGCGGCGCAGGCCACGGCGCTCCTGCCGATGGTGCTCGATCAGCAACCGCTCGGAGTTCTGGTGCTGGAGTGGCCCGCGCCGCACCCCTTCACGCCCGAGGAGCGGCGCTTCCTGGGGACGCTGAGCGGCCAGTGTGCCCTCGCCCTGGGGCGCGCGAGGCTGCTCAAGCAACTGCGCCGGGCCGAGCGGCGACAGACCGACATCCTGGAGAGCATCGACGACGCCTTTTACGCCCTGGACCACCAGGGGCGCTTTACCTATGTCAACCGCAGGGCGGAGCAGCTCTGGGGGCGCCGCCGGGAGGACCTGCTCGGGCGGGTGTGCTGGGAGGCGTTCCCCCAGGTCACCGGCGGCGAAGCCTACCGCGCGCACCTCACGGCGGCGACCGAGCGGCGCGTGGTGCGGCTGGAGGTGCCCTCGGCCATCCTGGGCACCTGGCTGGACCTCTGCATCTGCCCCAGCGAGGCGGGCCTCTCGGTGTACTTCAAGGACATCACCGGGCGCAAACAGGTCGAGGCGCAGGTGCAGGACCTGAACCGCACCCTGGAACAGTGCGTGCGGGAACGTACCCGGGAGTCGGAGGACGCGCGCCGCACGGCGGAGGTGCTCGCGGCCCTCGGGGACGCCCTGCAACGCGCCACGTCCCCGGAAGAGGTCGCCGCCCTGGCGCTCGCGCCGCTCGGGGAGGCGCTGGGCGCGCACAGCGCGATGGTGGTGGGGCTGGAGCAGGACTTCATCCGGGTGCCGACCGTCTGGGGCGAGGTCAGGCCGTCGATGGCCGCCGTCCAGGCCCGGGGCAAGCCGCTGGAGGACACGGTGCTGCTCGCCCGCGTGGCGCGGACCGGCGAGGCCGGGTACTACGCGGACTACAACGCGGCGAGGGGCGGGCTGGCGGGGCTGCCGCCCCTCGCCTTCGCGGCCGAACCCATCCGCACCCCGGACGGGCAACTCGCCGGATTCCTGGCGGTCTGGCGCGATCCGCGCGAGGTGCCCTGGCCGGAAGGGGACCGCGACCTGCTGCGGCGGGCGGCGGGGACGCTGGGCCTGGCGCTGGAGCGGGCCGCCTCCGCTGCCCGGCTCGAAGCGCACACCCGGCAGATCGAGGAAGCGGCGCGCGCCCAGCAGGCCTTTATCGCGTTCAGCGAGGCCGCGGGCACCGAGACGGACGTGCTGGCCCTGGTGAGGCAGGCCATTGAGGTCCTGCGCGTCCGCTTTCCGGAGGGCAGCATCGGGTACTACGAGCGGGGGGGCGACCGCTGGAAGGTGCGGGTCTACAGCGATGACGTCCGCGAGCAGGCCTCCGCCCGCCTCCTGGTGGGCCTGTCCGCCCGGACCCCGCTGATCGCGGAGGCGCTGAGCGCGCAGCAGGCGGTGTTCAAGGACGCCTGGGACCCGGCGCGCGAGGCGCTGCGGGGCACCGAGCCGTACGGCACCGCCGCCAGCTATCCGCTGCTGGTGGGCGGTGAAGTCCTGGGGCTGCTGCTGGTGGGCCTCAAGGACACGCGGCAGTGGCAGGAAAGCGACCAGGCCCTGATCCGGGCGGTCGGGCGCGGCCTGAACTTGGCCCTGGAACGGGCCGAGGTGCCCCGGCAGCTCCTGGCCCAGCACCAGAGCCTGGAGGCCACCAACGAGGAACTGGAAGCCTTTGCCTACAGCGTCTCCCACGACCTGCGCACGCCCGTGCGGCATGTGATGAGTTTCGGCCAGCTCCTCCGCAAGTCGCTGGGCACGCGCCTGGACGAGAAATCGGCCCGGTACCTGACGGTGGTGGACCAGGCCGCCGTGCGGATGGACAGCCTGATCGACGCCATGCTGAACCTGTCGCGCACCTCCCGCCTGCCGCTGCGCCTCGGCCCGGTGGACTTGGGCATGCTGGTGGACACCGTGCGGGCCGAGCTGGAAGCGGACGTGCTGGAGCGTGCGGTGAGCTGGGACATTCACCCGCTCCCGCTGGTGACGGCCGACCACGACACGCTGCGCCAGGTCATCTCGAACCTGCTGGACAACGCCCTGAAGTACACCCGGACCCGGGACCCGGCCCGGATCGAGGTGTGGGCGGAGGAGCGGCCGCACGAGTGGTGCATCTCGGTGCGGGACAACGGCGTGGGCTTCGATCCGCGCTATCAGAACAAGCTGTTCGGGGTCTTCCAGCGCCTCCACCGCGCCGAGGACTTCGAGGGCACCGGCGTCGGCCTGGCAAACGTGCGCCGCATCATCGCCCGCCACGGCGGCCGGGTTTCCGCCGAAAGCCAGCCGGGCCAGGGCGCCACCTTCACCTTCACCCTCCCCCGGTCGTGA